The segment ATTTGTGCATTACTTTGTGTAACAGAAATGAGCAATAACAGCAGCATGATAGAAATCTTAGTCATATAAGTTGAAGTTTTGTTGTTGAAGAGAATATTTCAGTTAATAGTTTTATCTGATGTTGGTTGCAGCAGAAACAGCTGCTTTATTCATTACCCAACGGCCACCACCACTTGCAGTAGCACCCGGCCCCCAGGTACCATTGAGTTGCGAGCCGCTTAAAGTTGCTGCAACCGAAAAACCTGTGTTTGCGCCATTGTATCTGTAAAAACCGCTTAATTGATTGTTTGAAAAAGTATACGTACCTGTGGCAATACTTTTTCCTGAACCATCTAACACCTGCATCGTTCCATCTGCATTCAATTGAAAGGAATAATAATTTGGTCCATTGTTAGCCCCTGAGCCAAATGTTCCTTTCCATACCCCGGGAATGGATGTGGCAGTTGTTGTATTACTGATGGTTCCCGCATTAGCCGGGATGGTTGTCGTGGTTTTATAGGTTGTGTTGCTTGGCGTTGTTGTTGGTTTGGGTGCGGGTGCAGGAGCAGGTGCAGGTGTAGTATTTGCAGATTGTACAGGGAAAAATTCGATTTTCATCAACACTGTGTAAATGCCATGATCTCTTAGGTTACCAACGGCCGTTTCATCATATTGAACAGGTATCACTCCTTTGCCGAAGCCCATATCACTATTACTGATAAAGGCAAGGTTTGGAGAATTAAGTACAACAAATTTGGGAGAGAAATCGCCATATTTTTCCATGCCTATAGGACGGGTTCCCGGTTTTCCTAAATCACCTTGTTCGCCACCAGCTTTTAGTTTGGGCATACCGAGCTGAGCAGCACCAAAAATAATTGAAGTAGGGTTCATCGTTAGTATGCCCAAGCCAAGTGCCACTGGTGCAATTTTTTGATTAATACTGTATGCCATACTTTGAATAGTAGAACTAAAACCAGCCTGGTTATCTGCAATGGGGTCCTGTTCCCATCCGGTAGGTATAATCGTTAAGATGTCGCCATTTGCTATGTCATATTCGCCCAATAATAAGTTACCTCTGTAATTATCACCGGCTTTAATACCGCCTTTGTTGTTACCAAACAGATCTACCCATGAGCCAACACTTATGCGGTTCGAAAACTCACCTGTTGCATCACCATAAACCGGCGTGCGTTTTTCATAATTCAATTTTGTATTTCCATTTTTATCGCCTAGTAAAAATGAAAAATTGAAATAGACTTCATCTCCTTTTCCATCGGAATGTAAAATGTCATCCCACGTTTCTCTGATGCAGTCAAAGCCTGCAAAGGAAATACGGATACGACCTGCTTGTGCAAGTAGAAATTGTACAGTAAGTACGAATGAAATCATCAAAAATATCTTTTTCATGTTGTTGTTTTTGTGGCATAAAAATGATAACTCTTCTCTGGCTCTGCTATCCCTTAAAAAATGGATATTTCAATAACGGAAGAAAATCATGTAAAAAAGGGATGTCTTTAAAAGCAGACGATGGTTTAATTTGTAAAATGAGATTTAAGAATTATTTTACTGTATGCGAACAGTCATCCTTTATATTTTATATATCAGCTTTTGCAGCATAACGAATGCACAAGTATTAATGAATAAGGACAGTTTATTAAAACTCTTACCAACTGTAAAAGAGGACAGTGCGGGAGTGGAGTTTTATATTAACCTGGGTCAGCAATATGAAGCGAGTGAACCAGAGCTGGCCAAACATTATTATAAAACAGCAGGAACCTTCAGTGAAAAAATTGATTACCCTGCAGGCATACTTCGATACATATTCAATTACACTTTTGTATTGAATATGCAGGGGAGATTTGACTCAGGGTTGGCATTGAATTTAAAATCTGTTGCCATTGCCAGAAAACTGAATGACCCTATCATGCTTGGCAAGGCTTTGTTTAATACAGGTAGTTCTTACCGCATGCTGGCACAGTATGAAAATGCCATTCCGTTATATGAAGAAGGAAGGAAAATATTTGCCTCCAACGGGGATAGTTTATTAATGGCAAGGAGTTATGATATCATTCAAATGCTGTATTACAATCTTGAAAATTATGATAAGGGAGTGTTCTATGGTGAAACAGCAGTGAAATGGTTACGAACAATTGATGATCCCGTATGGCTGGGTACCACGTTGAATAATTTAGGGATGAATTATGCAAAGAAAGGCGCATATGCAAAAGCAAAAGATTGCTGGATGGAAGCACTGGCTATTGGAAAAAAAATCGGGAATATAGAAATGGAAGCTTCGCAAATGCTCAATCTTGGTGATTTGTATATGGATGAAGGCGATTATGCGGTAATTGGACAATACTATAACAAGGCGCTCGAGCTTTATACAACACTCGACGGAGCGGAAGGGATTGCCATTGCTTTGCGAGGGCTTGCTATCTATGAATTTTATAAGAAAGATTTTCAGGCTGCAAAAATATATGCAGACAGATCACTTGCTGTGATCAATCAAAATAATCTGTTGTTTGAAAAAAGAAAAACGTTCGAAACGTTATCACGTATTCATATTGCGTTACATGATTTGATCACCGGGCAAAAATATATGCAGCAAGCAACTGTACTTGCAGACAGCATCATTAACGACCGGATCAGGAAAAGCACCGTTGAGTTTGAAACCAAATATGAAACGGCAAAAAAAGACGGACAAATAAAGTTGCAGCAATCGGAGCTTAAACAAAAAAGCACGCTCAACTATATTTTAATCGGCAGTGCTGCAGCATTGTTAATTATTTCTTTGCTCAGTTACCGCAACTATCGGCATAAACAAAATCTGCAGCAACAACGCATCAATGAACTGGAAACAGAAAAACAATTAGCAGCAACGGAAGCAGTACTTAAAGGTGAAGAACAGGAACGTACAAGGCTTGCCAAAGATCTGCACGATGGGTTAGGAGGTATGTTAAGTGGCATTAAACATTCATTCAATAATATGAAAGGGAATTTGGTTATGACACCCGAAAATGCCCAGGCATTTGAACGCAGCATGGATATGCTGGACAGTTCGATTAAAGAAATGCGGCGAGTGGCACATAATATGATGCCTGAAACATTGGTGAAATATGGTTTGGATACAGCATTGAAAGATTTTTGTAAAGACATGAGTCTTGCAGGTTCTGTAAAAGTCATTTACCAATCGGTTAGCATTGAAAATGCGGTTATTGATCAAACAACATCCATCACCATCTACCGTATTGTACAGGAGCTGGTAAATAATGTAATGAAACATGCAGCAGCAAAGCAGGTAGTTGTACAACTAAATAAACTTAATGGACAACTCACTATTACGGTAGAAGATGATGGTAAGGGATTTGATACAGCAATTCTCCGGCAAAGCAGTGGAATGGGCTGGTCGAATATTTTAAATCGTGTTGAGTTTATGAAAGGAATAATGGATGTGCAATCCGAGCCGGGGAAAGGGACGTCTGTTCACATTGAATTAAAAGCGTAATGGGTATCACTACAGGGAAAATAAAAGTGTTTATTGTTGACGATCATTATATGGTTGTGGAAGGAATTCGTTCATTGTTGCAAAATGAACCAGGTATCGATTGGTTGGGTCATGCATCCAATGCAGAATCATGTCTTGCCTTTTTAAAGAATCAATTGCCTGATGTTATTCTGATGGATATTAATATGCCCGGCAAAAACGGTATTGAACTTTGTAAAGATGTAAAGTTGAAATACAGTAGTGTATTTGTGTTAGGCTTAAGTACGTTTAATCAGCAAAGTCTTATTCAGAATATGATGAACAGCGGCGCATCAGGCTATGTATTAAAGAATGCTTCTCAACGTGAGCTGCTGGATGCAATTGAAGCAATTGCTCAAGGCAAAGAATATTTAAGTGATGAAGCCGCAGCTATTCTCAAAACCGATGAATCTGCACCGGTTGTAACCCGTCGTGAAAAAGAAGTATTGGAATTACTTGCTGATGGGCTTACCAATATTGAAATTGCCGGTAAACTGTTTGTAAGTGCTGCAACAGTTGATACACATCGTAAAAGTCTTATTGCAAAACTTGGCGCAAAAAATACGCCTGAGTTAATTAAGCTGGCATTTGTACATAAGCTAATTGGTAACTGAATAAAGGTTTAGTTATGAAATTACTGATAATGCTTTTCTTCTTCTTATTTGTTTTCAGTGATATCTCTGCACAGGATACAATCAAGAAACTTCAAACACCAATCCGCTTTACAAACCGGTTGATTGTTGCAAAAAAAGTGAGTACGCAGGATGCAATCACTTATGAAATAGATATGCGGCTTGATTCACTTGCAAACAAAAGCAAAGGAGATGTATTACTAATAAGCACAGTGAAAGCTGAAATCGGAAATGTTTTGTATTCATACTGGAAAAGCGGAAAGCTTTTGGGATCAACTGTTTCTCAAGCTTATTTTATACAAACCGGTTTGCAAACCATGACACAAATGGATATTCAAAACGGTCGGCTTCTCGTAACAGTAGGAATTGCCCTTGTAAAACCGGCAGAGTTTCAGCTTCTACAATTTGAACAAACGGTAAAAAACAAAAAGCTGCTGGTAGATTAATTGGAATGCTTATTCAAAATCTTTATAGATCAGGTATTTCTTACGTATTGCTTTAAACTTGGTAATTGCGGGTTCCCAACTCTTGCGTATTTCTTCTTCTGTCTTGCCATCTTTTATCTGTTGCATCAACGTGCCGTTGCCGGCAAGTTTATTAAAGAAATAATCGGTTGGTTTGCCGCTGGCTGGTGCAATGAAAAATTCATCTTTATTCGGGAAAAGGTTATATGCCTCCAGCAACCATTTCAATTGCACTTTACTACCGGCTGTGACAAATACTTTATCAGCAGGCCCGCTTAAATCCCAACCATAACATAGTTTATCTTTAAATTTCGGATCTTTTGCGCCATCCCTGCTGCGTGGTGTAAATGGCTTTAATGTTTTTGGTAAGGAAGGATGTCCGAATATCTGGAACGGAATATTGGTGCCACGTCCTTCACTTAAAACAGTGCCTTCAAAAAAACAAGTAGAGGGGTATAGCCAGATCGATTGACTGCTTGGTAAATTAGGCGAAGGTTTTACCGGCAACTCGTACTTTGTTATGTGATTATAATTATTGCAGGGAATGATCGTCAATTCAAATTTTCCGTGGCGGCCGGCTAATTCATATAATCGTGGTTCCAGCCATTCTTCATCATAGATCATTTGGGCATATTCGCCAATCGTCATGCCATATACAATGGGTACGGGTTGCATACCAACAAAAGATTTATAAGCAGGTTCAAGCACGGGACCATCAACATAATGACCATTAGGATTTGGACGATCAAGCACGATCAAATGTTTGCCCCATTCAAGTGCCGCTTCCATATAATATTCCAATGAAGAGATGTAAGTATAAAACCGTACACCCACATCCTGGATATCAAACAACATTACATCAACACCAGCCAGATCTTCTTTTGAAGGCTTACGTTTTGTTCCGTAAAGTGATATAACCTGAATGCCTGTTTTCTCATCTTTATAATTCCCGATTTTTTCTCCTGCATCTGCTGTACCACGAAAGCCATGTTCCGGTCCAAAGATGACTCTGATATTCACACCAAGTTTTCTCAACGAATCAACCAGATGACTTTTCCCAATGGTTGAAGTTTGGTTGGCAAATACAGCCACCGTTTTTCCTTCAAGCAGATCAATATAATTATCCAGGTTTTCAGCGCCTGTTTGAAACAACCTGTTTTTGATGGAGCCACGATTGTAACCGGAGCGGGCGTGTTTTTGCTGCGCCTCTGCGTAGAACGTCACAAATAGAACCAGTAAAAGGAGTAATTGTTTCATTCCAAATGGTTTGTAGCTCAAAGTTGCACAATTAGTAACGGGAAAAAAAATTTATTGGCAGGGCTGGCATTTGCCAGTAATTTTGCCGGAAACTTAAAAATTTATGCAGCAGGCAAAAAAAGGTGATACCGTACGTGTGCATTACACCGGTAAATTGACAACAGGTGAGCAGTTCGATTCAAGCACAGGCCGTGAGCCACTTGAGTTTGAGGTGGGTGCCGGAATGATGATCAAGGGTTTTGATGATGCCGTGGTTGGTATGGCCATTGGAGATAAAAAAACAATCAATATTCAGCCCAACGAGGCATATGGCGAACGTAATGAGCAAATGATCATTGAGTTCCCACGTTCTAACTTCCCCGACGATATGGCTCCTGAAATCGGGATGCAGTTGATGATGAACAACAGTGCAGGTCAGCAGTTCCCTGTTACCATCACTGAAGTGCAGGAAGAAATTGTAGTGTTAGATGCGAATCATATGTTGGCTGGTAAAGAACTCGTGTTCGATATTGAAATGGTGGAGATTGATGCGAAAGGATTGATCATTGTTCCGTAATAATTAGCCGATAGTAATTAGTCGATAGTAAAAAGTCCACAGCTGAATTTTGCTCAACTGTGGACTTTTTGTATTTACAACTATCGGCTATCTACTATCTATTTTCTATTCATCCACCAACCCAACCACAATCCAACCAATCCCCACGAAACAATGGCGTCCATAAAGTAAGCGCTAATGTCGTGCTTGGGATACCAGATATGACCAGTGTATGGGCCATTTGTAAAAGCAATAATGCCAACGATGAGGCTTGCAATAAAATAGGTGCCGAAGCTGCCATTCGTGATCTTTGCAAATATCCAGCAGAGCCCTATAACTATGATGATGTTTGCAAGAAGCCCCCTGGCCATGTTCATACCCATATTCATATTCCAGGTTTTGTAATAACTGATCTGGGCCCACGGTTTACCGTCAACTTCTTTCATGAATTTTTCCATCTCTTCTGATGAATTTTCATTTTGAAGACGTGGCATAAAATAAGTGCCTTCTTCCAGCCCTGAGTTGTTTAAGAACTGGAGAATTGTGTCTTGCTTGGACGTGTAAGCCTGTCCTTTGTCATGAAGATTAGCAACTGCGAAAGAAATGGTTTGCCACGCAAAAAGCAAAATACCGCCAACAAGGCCGCCGATAAGGATCTTCTTCATGTTATTGATTTTGGTGAATCAGTAAAGTAGAGATTCTGTTCAGCATTCACAAATTCTGAATGCACATTTATTCAACGTTGCTGTTGTACTTGTGTTGAAACAAAAAGAAAAGAGCAATTGCCATCAGGCTTGTTGAAAAAGTTGTCAACCACGATGCTTCCAGTCCAAATGCTCCACCGGTTAACAGAATAGAACCTTTCAGATTTTGATCAAGCAAAGACGGTAAAGAAAGACCACTCACTTCAAAACCAAGCACGGGTCCCTGGAAAAAATTCCAACTGAAATGAAAGAAAATAGCAAACCAGAGATTGCGGGTGTAGATATAGTTTACACCAAGCAGCATGCCTGCAATAAAAATATTGATAAACGCAATGAGATTAAAATTGGGATTGAGTGAATGAAACACTGCAAACAAAACTGCAGATGTAAACAATGCTGCTTCTTTTGGTATCGACTGCATTAAGTTATTCAGCACATAGCCTCGAAACACTAGCTCTTCAGCAAAACTTACCAATATCATCATCACAATTGCAAGTGCAAAGCCCGTTGGATCAACATCAGCCGGAAACCATTGTAATAATTTCATCAACCACAGCACTGTTGCCATTGCAGAAAGTAAAAGAATGCCGGTGAGAAATCCTGCTGCCCGTTCTTTACCAAAACCTTTCCAGGTAAATCCAAGACTTTTAACTGTTTGTCGATCGAATACATTTCTGAAAAAAGCAACAGTTGAAAAAGCAATAATAAAACTGAGAACGATTGTGCCGTAAAACAGCGTTTCCGGAGTAACACTCAGCCCTGCCAGTACGATCAATACACCTGTTAAGGCACTTCCAAAGAAGATGAGCAGCAGATAACCGATGAGGAAAAGCAGTACACGTAGCCAGCCTTTTTGGATAATGGGAGATGATTGCATAGAGTTGGTTTTGGTATGAGCGCCGAAACGCTGTTATTTTACAAGTTCAAAAATAAGCGTATGGCAACAGAAAACAAATATGGAACGGCAGAAAGGTTGATGCGGTATGTACAAATAGATACACAAAGCGATCCGGAAAGTAGCAACTCACCTACAACCGAAAAGCAGAAAGACCTGTCGAAAATATTGGTGGAAGAATTACTTGCGATGGGTATTGCCGATGCGTATGTGGATGCTTACGGTTATGTATATGCCACAATTCCATCAACTACTGAGAAGGATGTTCCTGTTGTTTGCTTTTGCAGCCATGTTGATACAGCGCCCGATTGCAGCGGCACAAATGTAAAACCCATCCTTCATAAAAATTATGATGGAACCGATATTGTGTTGCCCGATGATGAGACGCAGATCATCAGTCCATCAAAGTATGCTTATCTCAAACAACATATCGGAAAAGATATTATTACTGCAAGTGGAAACACCTTGCTTGGTGCAGATGATAAAGCAGGTGTTGCAATCATTATGAGCTTGGCTAATTACCTCGTGCAACATCCCGAAATAAAACATGGAACAATCAAACTATTGTTTACACCCGATGAAGAAGTTGGAAAGGGAACAGATAAACTTGATCTGCAAAAATTAGGAGCAACTGTTGCTTATACCTTAGATGGCGGTGAGTTGGGTACATTGGAAGATGAAACATTTAGTGCTGATGGCGTAAAGATCATTGTACATGGTGTTATTGCACATCCCGGTTATGCAAAAGGAATATTGGTGAATGCATTAAAGATCGCAGGAGAAATTTTAACAGCTCTTCCCAAAACAGAATGGAGCCCGGAAACAACAGAGAAGCGGCAAGGCTTTGTTCATCCTGTAAGTGTAAATGGTATTGCAGAAAAAGCAACTATTGATTTTATTGTGCGTGACTTTACAATTGAAGGCTTGCTGCAACACGAAGCAAGATTAAAATCAATTGCGGAAGAAGTGTTGAAACAATATCCCAGCTGCAGCATGGAGTTTATTGTTAAAGAACAATACCGAAACATGAAAGAAATTCTTGATCAACACCCGGCTATTGTTGCAAATGCAATAGAAGCTTATGAACGCTGCGGTTTAACAGTGGTAAAAGAACCCATCCGTGGTGGTACTGACGGCAGTCGTTTAAGTTATATGGGTTTGCCTTGTCCAAATTTGTTTACAGGCATGCAGGCCATTCACAGCAAACACGAATGGATAGGAGTGGACGACATGGAGCAAAGTGCCAATATGCTTGTTGAATTGGTGAAAGTTTGGGAAGAAAAAAGTTAATTACATTTTTACAAAATTACTTTCGGGCTTTTCTTCGGGCCAAATGCGGATGCCCCAATAAATAGGGTATGCAATTGTGCTCACAAAAATGAAAAGCAACACCCAAATGATCCGTTCTTCATTCTTAACACGTTTGTTATTGATAGCGTGAATGATGAAATAGATCATGAGGCCAAGTTGAACAAAAGCGAGTATGATGATGGAAGCGATAAATCCCATCATGTTGCCAAAGAAAAATTCCGGGGGAACGTCGCCGTGTTCATGTTCCATGCGGATTATTTCAGGGAAAATATTGGCAAGGAAGTAAATAAGAAAGATGGCAGCTGCCACCAAAGGTAAAAATGAAAGAATACCAATGAATACTTTTTGAGAACGTGGCATGATGGTTTGTTTTCTTAAAATTAAACATTCGGTTGCATAGTTTCTTCCCTTTTATAAATGGAATGTGCTACTTTGTATCAAATTTTTACAACTATGGATTTACTTGTCAGTTACTGGTGGGTCTTACTCATCCTCTTTATCATCTTCAGTGGGCTGGTTACTGTTAACCAGGGAACGATTGCCGTTATCACCATGTTTGGAAAATACCAGCGTATTCTCCGCCCGGGATTAGGGTTTAAAATTCCTATACTGGAACAGATCTATAAACGCATCAGTATTCAAAACCGAAGTGTGGAGTTAGAGTTTCAGGCGGTAACGATTGACCAGGCAAACGTCTATTTTAAAAGCATGCTGTTGTATTCTGTTCAGAATCATGATGAGGAAACTATTAAGCGTGTTGCATTTAAATTCATCAGCGATAAAGATCTCATGCAGGCATTGATCAGAACAGTGGAAGGTTCTATCCGTGCATTTGTGGCCACCAAGCGCCAGGCAGAAATTTTAACTGCCCGCAGGGAGATTGTAGATTATGTAAAAGAACAGATCGATCATTCACTGGAAGAGTGGGGTTATCACCTGCAGGATCTGCAGATCAACGATATTACGTTCGATCAACAGATCATGGAAAGTATGAGCCGTGTGGTAGCAAGTAATAACTTAAAAGCTGCTGCAGAAAACGAAGGACAAGCGTTGCTCATCACCAAAACAAAAGGTGCAGAAGCAGAAGGTAATGCTATTAAGATTGCAGCTGAAGCAGAACGTGAGGCAGCCCGTTTGCGTGGACAAGGTGTGGCTCTCTTCCGCCAGGAAGTTGCAAAAGGTATGACAGAAGCTGCGGAACAAATGAAGCAGGCAAATCTTGATACCAATGTGATCCTCTTCAGTATGTGGACCGAAGCTGTAAAGAATTTTGCAGAATATGGAAAAGGAAATATCATATTCCTGGATGGTAGTGCAAGCGGCATGGAAAATACCATGAAGCAGATACAGGCGTTGATGGTGAAACAGGCAGGGGTATAAAAAAATATCTAATACAAACGAAAGAAGGGTTGACTAAATCAACCCTTCTTTCGTTTTAATACAGGTTACTGGTATTGAATATAAACAGGAACAGGTGTCAAACGCAGAATTTCATTGGGCTGCATCACCGGATTCCCATTTACTGCATCATTTTTATAAAACACTTTAAACCCGGCAAATTGAACTGGTTGCTTGAAAATAAAATGGTGATAGGTACTTTTCTTTAGCGCTACGTTGCCAAAGCCATCCATGTTAATAACGATCTGCACCTCAGGGCGGGTTGTAATTTGTGTGTAATTCGTAAGCATTGGTGCAGTGAAACGATGCACAACAAGTATTTTCGACGGCAGTTTGTTTTTCTTTACAAGGGTTTGCAGCCATTCAGAAGCGTAGTTAATATCATCTGCATCAAAACTTCCTATTGAGGAACCGGGAGGGCGTCCGGTTTTCATGGAATATTCAGCATCAATTCCAAGATGCACATTAGGTAACTGAAGATATTTTTCCAGTCTTGGTAATTCCTGTTGCAACGTGCTTAAACCCGGTTGTATATCGAGAAACACCAGCCCTTTGACTGAATCGCCTAACGCAATTGCTTTGCTGATTTCTTTTTCGGGCATACGGGCCCGGTAGTATCCATCGCCTGCATTGCTTTGTGCAGTTACAGCAATATAATGAATGGCAGCTATTACAGGCATTGACGTATCTGCCTGTTCCCATTCTTCGACCTGTAATTTTAATTTCTCCAACATTATTCCGGTAGAAAATTCTCCCAGTATACCCATGTGTTTACTGTAAAAATTTCCATAAAAAGCCACTACACGATTAAAAGGCAATACAGCACCTTCGGCGGGTATTGCTGATGCAACGGGCCATCTACCTGTTTTGTCTGAATTTGCCAGTTGGAGTAATTTCTTACGATATAGAATTGTATCAAATGTTGATGGCGGCAAAGCTTTGTGTTGAATACTTCTTTGCTGTGCAGTTACAGGTGTTGAATCACTTTGCGTGCAGTTATTAAACGACAACAAAAGTAAGATATAAAAAAGACCCCTTCTGTATGTTCTGAGATGCGCATAAATAACATCAGTTCCCACCGGTTAGATTTTAATGGAATGTATGAATTGTTGGAAGGGTAAAACAAGAACAGTGGAGCTGTAGTAAAGTGATTCACATCAGCATTTCAATGATGCAATGCAAAACATGTTCAGAAAAGGCATTTGTTGCCTGTCAGTATTGTAGCTGATGCCAGTCAAAGGTTTAAGCTGAAGTCAGGAGTAATTTACAGGTATGAAAACTGTAATCACGGAATTGGTTTTTTTGCTTTGCTTTTTTTGCATTCCATCGGATCTGCTTCCTTTTGAACGGCAACAGCTTTTTTTAAGAACCCGTCAAATCCCCGTTCTAACATACCATAACATTTATCAGCAACCTGCCAGGGAAGATCCGCTTTTTATCAGTGCGGCTCATTTTGATCAACAGATGAAAATATTTCACGACAAAGGTTACCATTCAATTCTGCCTGATCAACTTGCAGCTTATTATCAAACAGGAGCCGAATTACCCGGCTTGCCTTTTATGATTACGTTTGATGATGCACATGTTGAACAGTACACACTTGCTTTGCCTGTATTAGAGAAATATCAGTTTAAGGCTGTTTTTTTTGTGATGACTGTTTGTATAGATAAGAAGGGATTTCTTTCAGCAAAGCAGATCGCTTCGCTTTCATCAGTTGGCCATGTTATTGGTGTGCACACATGGGATCACCCCAATATGGCGAAGCAACAGCAACTCAATTGGAAATTGGAAATCGACAAACCCAAAAAGCGCCTTGAGGAAATCATCGGAAAACCCATAAACTGTTTTGCTTTTCCTTATGGTGCATGGACCATGCAGGTGTTGCAGGGGTTAAAACAACGTGGATTTACAACTGCTTTTCAATTACAGGGTAAGCAAAGTGCTGAACAGCCTTTGTTAACAATACGTAGAATAATGGTAAATGGGGCGAGTAAGCCCGAGCTACTGATAAAACATATAACAACAGTTTTTCAATAAAATATATGTAAGTCAAAAAGCCGGTTCTAAGCCGGCTTTTCAATTGTTGCTTTATTTTGCTGGTGGCGGTGGTGGGTTAATTTTTGCAGTTGGTACTACGTTTTTAACCGGCTTAGTTGATTTAAGGAATGCAAATACTTTACTTATTTCTTCATCGGTTAAATTTTTATAAGCTTCCCATGGCATTGGAGGTAAAATAGGTCTTGTGTTTTCCATGCCTTTGTATTTTCCCTCACGCAATACTTTTTTGAATTGTTCTTCCGTCCACATGCCAATACCTGTAGAATCGCTGCTGATGTTGGCTGTGTAGGATTGTCCCCATGGGCCGATCATTGATGTAAAGTCAGGTGCAAACAGAACCCAG is part of the Lacibacter sediminis genome and harbors:
- a CDS encoding tetratricopeptide repeat-containing sensor histidine kinase, translated to MRTVILYILYISFCSITNAQVLMNKDSLLKLLPTVKEDSAGVEFYINLGQQYEASEPELAKHYYKTAGTFSEKIDYPAGILRYIFNYTFVLNMQGRFDSGLALNLKSVAIARKLNDPIMLGKALFNTGSSYRMLAQYENAIPLYEEGRKIFASNGDSLLMARSYDIIQMLYYNLENYDKGVFYGETAVKWLRTIDDPVWLGTTLNNLGMNYAKKGAYAKAKDCWMEALAIGKKIGNIEMEASQMLNLGDLYMDEGDYAVIGQYYNKALELYTTLDGAEGIAIALRGLAIYEFYKKDFQAAKIYADRSLAVINQNNLLFEKRKTFETLSRIHIALHDLITGQKYMQQATVLADSIINDRIRKSTVEFETKYETAKKDGQIKLQQSELKQKSTLNYILIGSAAALLIISLLSYRNYRHKQNLQQQRINELETEKQLAATEAVLKGEEQERTRLAKDLHDGLGGMLSGIKHSFNNMKGNLVMTPENAQAFERSMDMLDSSIKEMRRVAHNMMPETLVKYGLDTALKDFCKDMSLAGSVKVIYQSVSIENAVIDQTTSITIYRIVQELVNNVMKHAAAKQVVVQLNKLNGQLTITVEDDGKGFDTAILRQSSGMGWSNILNRVEFMKGIMDVQSEPGKGTSVHIELKA
- a CDS encoding response regulator transcription factor, giving the protein MGITTGKIKVFIVDDHYMVVEGIRSLLQNEPGIDWLGHASNAESCLAFLKNQLPDVILMDINMPGKNGIELCKDVKLKYSSVFVLGLSTFNQQSLIQNMMNSGASGYVLKNASQRELLDAIEAIAQGKEYLSDEAAAILKTDESAPVVTRREKEVLELLADGLTNIEIAGKLFVSAATVDTHRKSLIAKLGAKNTPELIKLAFVHKLIGN
- a CDS encoding exo-beta-N-acetylmuramidase NamZ family protein — its product is MKQLLLLLVLFVTFYAEAQQKHARSGYNRGSIKNRLFQTGAENLDNYIDLLEGKTVAVFANQTSTIGKSHLVDSLRKLGVNIRVIFGPEHGFRGTADAGEKIGNYKDEKTGIQVISLYGTKRKPSKEDLAGVDVMLFDIQDVGVRFYTYISSLEYYMEAALEWGKHLIVLDRPNPNGHYVDGPVLEPAYKSFVGMQPVPIVYGMTIGEYAQMIYDEEWLEPRLYELAGRHGKFELTIIPCNNYNHITKYELPVKPSPNLPSSQSIWLYPSTCFFEGTVLSEGRGTNIPFQIFGHPSLPKTLKPFTPRSRDGAKDPKFKDKLCYGWDLSGPADKVFVTAGSKVQLKWLLEAYNLFPNKDEFFIAPASGKPTDYFFNKLAGNGTLMQQIKDGKTEEEIRKSWEPAITKFKAIRKKYLIYKDFE
- a CDS encoding FKBP-type peptidyl-prolyl cis-trans isomerase, translating into MQQAKKGDTVRVHYTGKLTTGEQFDSSTGREPLEFEVGAGMMIKGFDDAVVGMAIGDKKTINIQPNEAYGERNEQMIIEFPRSNFPDDMAPEIGMQLMMNNSAGQQFPVTITEVQEEIVVLDANHMLAGKELVFDIEMVEIDAKGLIIVP
- a CDS encoding CPBP family intramembrane glutamic endopeptidase; protein product: MQSSPIIQKGWLRVLLFLIGYLLLIFFGSALTGVLIVLAGLSVTPETLFYGTIVLSFIIAFSTVAFFRNVFDRQTVKSLGFTWKGFGKERAAGFLTGILLLSAMATVLWLMKLLQWFPADVDPTGFALAIVMMILVSFAEELVFRGYVLNNLMQSIPKEAALFTSAVLFAVFHSLNPNFNLIAFINIFIAGMLLGVNYIYTRNLWFAIFFHFSWNFFQGPVLGFEVSGLSLPSLLDQNLKGSILLTGGAFGLEASWLTTFSTSLMAIALFFLFQHKYNSNVE
- the pepT gene encoding peptidase T yields the protein MATENKYGTAERLMRYVQIDTQSDPESSNSPTTEKQKDLSKILVEELLAMGIADAYVDAYGYVYATIPSTTEKDVPVVCFCSHVDTAPDCSGTNVKPILHKNYDGTDIVLPDDETQIISPSKYAYLKQHIGKDIITASGNTLLGADDKAGVAIIMSLANYLVQHPEIKHGTIKLLFTPDEEVGKGTDKLDLQKLGATVAYTLDGGELGTLEDETFSADGVKIIVHGVIAHPGYAKGILVNALKIAGEILTALPKTEWSPETTEKRQGFVHPVSVNGIAEKATIDFIVRDFTIEGLLQHEARLKSIAEEVLKQYPSCSMEFIVKEQYRNMKEILDQHPAIVANAIEAYERCGLTVVKEPIRGGTDGSRLSYMGLPCPNLFTGMQAIHSKHEWIGVDDMEQSANMLVELVKVWEEKS
- a CDS encoding SPFH domain-containing protein encodes the protein MDLLVSYWWVLLILFIIFSGLVTVNQGTIAVITMFGKYQRILRPGLGFKIPILEQIYKRISIQNRSVELEFQAVTIDQANVYFKSMLLYSVQNHDEETIKRVAFKFISDKDLMQALIRTVEGSIRAFVATKRQAEILTARREIVDYVKEQIDHSLEEWGYHLQDLQINDITFDQQIMESMSRVVASNNLKAAAENEGQALLITKTKGAEAEGNAIKIAAEAEREAARLRGQGVALFRQEVAKGMTEAAEQMKQANLDTNVILFSMWTEAVKNFAEYGKGNIIFLDGSASGMENTMKQIQALMVKQAGV